In Crinalium epipsammum PCC 9333, the following are encoded in one genomic region:
- a CDS encoding peptidoglycan-binding domain-containing protein — protein METLAYLYLAASYELPTTVKINQVAPSKYRKACINFLSLVVAFCILGMAKEAMAALKVGSRGPQVTAIQKSLQLLGYNNVSATGYYDQQTASAVSQFQRSQRLKADGIVGSRTQSALFQIVLQVQPINRGLPSNGNVLPPPPANRNSYIVLLQERLRNSGFYNGPINGVFSSETQQALQPFQQSYGLNANTSILPRNPVQICNPNSNSSSFLPGNASNNIFAIQQRLRQLGLYNGQIDGIFGTETDFALRRFQAQVNIFPDGIPGSDTLRVLFQYSAPPTTPSPQPKKNRYVVIVPGSCETLIKVSQYVKEAYLTESKEGSYVNSGEFANPDVAKSRSYLLRSRGLDARVIYR, from the coding sequence ATGGAGACTCTAGCCTACCTATATCTGGCAGCTTCATACGAGCTACCTACAACCGTCAAGATTAATCAAGTAGCTCCAAGTAAGTATCGCAAGGCTTGCATCAATTTTCTATCTCTAGTTGTTGCCTTCTGCATTTTAGGCATGGCAAAAGAGGCAATGGCAGCCCTAAAGGTAGGTTCTCGTGGCCCACAGGTGACAGCTATCCAAAAAAGTTTGCAGCTATTGGGTTACAACAATGTTTCTGCCACTGGCTATTATGACCAACAGACTGCATCGGCTGTCAGCCAATTCCAACGCTCTCAAAGACTTAAGGCTGATGGTATAGTTGGCTCTAGAACTCAATCGGCATTATTCCAGATAGTATTGCAGGTGCAGCCCATAAATCGAGGTCTGCCTAGTAATGGAAATGTACTGCCTCCCCCGCCAGCTAATCGCAACTCGTACATTGTGTTGCTACAAGAACGCTTGAGAAACAGCGGTTTTTATAATGGGCCGATTAATGGAGTGTTTAGCTCAGAAACACAACAGGCTCTTCAACCCTTCCAACAATCCTATGGACTGAATGCTAATACCAGCATTCTGCCACGGAATCCCGTTCAAATTTGTAATCCTAATAGCAATTCAAGTAGCTTTTTACCTGGGAATGCTAGTAACAACATCTTTGCAATACAGCAACGCTTGAGACAATTAGGTTTGTATAATGGTCAAATTGATGGAATATTTGGTACAGAAACCGACTTCGCTCTCAGGCGTTTTCAAGCACAAGTGAATATATTTCCAGATGGTATTCCTGGCTCAGATACGCTGCGTGTTTTATTCCAGTACTCTGCACCACCTACAACACCCAGTCCACAACCAAAGAAGAATCGCTACGTGGTGATAGTACCTGGAAGTTGTGAAACCCTTATAAAAGTTAGCCAGTACGTTAAAGAAGCTTATTTAACTGAGTCGAAAGAAGGTTCTTATGTAAATTCTGGAGAATTTGCTAATCCTGATGTCGCTAAAAGTCGCTCTTACCTGTTACGCTCGCGCGGGCTTGATGCACGAGTGATTTATCGCTGA
- a CDS encoding peptidoglycan-binding domain-containing protein: MKAYNADVHPSNVDVVENSNVFKPGNSQKVFSKTLMYLLSLAMGISFLGTAEAALAELKAGDRGSEVTTLQQRLKRLGYFNGQVNGNFNSATSSAVIRFQKAKGLTADGVVGDATAAALYKKQERKTTAASNSQRQAQRSRTTTQSRQAVTSTTNNDFLQPGDRGLEVRKLQQQLKQAGFYKDSIDGVFSASTEAAIKRFQQANNITVDGLAGTRTISLLQSATRQSARKPSTSVTKRPSVQQNQSKAQVQTLQQRLKQLGYYKGQINGSFNAETKDAVIRFQRKQGLVADGIPGVNTLSALENLTRRESIKALQVRLQQNGFYTGPIDGILSQQTQAAIGKAQNAYGLSANDVINQRF; this comes from the coding sequence ATGAAAGCCTACAATGCCGATGTACACCCCAGTAATGTTGATGTAGTCGAGAACAGCAATGTGTTTAAGCCAGGAAATAGCCAGAAAGTGTTCAGCAAAACATTAATGTATCTTCTATCCCTAGCTATGGGAATCAGCTTTTTGGGTACAGCAGAGGCGGCGTTAGCAGAACTAAAAGCAGGCGATCGCGGATCAGAGGTTACCACCCTCCAGCAACGCTTAAAACGCTTGGGGTACTTCAATGGGCAGGTTAATGGAAATTTCAATTCAGCTACTAGCTCTGCTGTCATACGTTTTCAGAAAGCCAAAGGATTAACCGCAGATGGGGTAGTTGGCGACGCAACTGCGGCAGCTTTATACAAGAAACAAGAGCGCAAAACCACTGCTGCTAGTAATTCCCAACGTCAGGCACAAAGAAGCCGCACCACAACTCAATCAAGACAGGCTGTTACTTCTACCACTAACAATGACTTCCTCCAACCAGGCGATCGCGGTTTAGAAGTTAGAAAACTTCAGCAGCAATTAAAACAAGCTGGTTTCTATAAAGATTCAATTGACGGAGTTTTTAGTGCTTCTACTGAAGCAGCTATTAAGCGTTTTCAGCAAGCTAACAATATAACCGTTGATGGTCTTGCTGGGACTCGGACAATCTCGTTATTACAGAGTGCAACCCGCCAGTCTGCTCGCAAACCATCAACGTCGGTGACTAAGCGACCCTCTGTGCAACAAAATCAAAGCAAAGCACAGGTGCAAACACTCCAGCAACGATTAAAGCAACTAGGCTACTATAAAGGGCAGATCAACGGGTCTTTTAATGCTGAAACTAAAGATGCGGTAATTCGCTTTCAGCGAAAGCAAGGTTTAGTTGCTGACGGTATCCCTGGAGTTAATACATTGTCAGCATTAGAAAATCTTACTCGTCGAGAGAGTATCAAAGCATTACAAGTTCGTCTACAACAAAATGGCTTTTATACAGGCCCCATAGATGGAATTTTAAGCCAACAAACTCAAGCTGCGATCGGCAAAGCTCAAAACGCATATGGTCTTAGCGCTAATGACGTGATTAACCAACGTTTTTAA
- a CDS encoding Fur family transcriptional regulator translates to MSIYTTGSLKAELNERGWRLTPQRETILQIFQNLARGNHLSAEDLYDLLQNEGEKISLSTIYRTLKLMARMGILRELELAEGHKHYEINQPYPNHHHHLICVRCNKTVEFKNDSILKTGTKTARKEGYHLLDCQLTVHAICPSCQRSLMPI, encoded by the coding sequence ATGTCTATATACACAACAGGCTCCCTCAAAGCTGAGCTTAACGAGCGCGGATGGCGTTTGACTCCCCAGCGAGAGACAATTCTGCAAATATTTCAAAATCTTGCTAGAGGCAACCACTTAAGTGCTGAAGATTTATACGATCTGCTTCAAAATGAAGGAGAGAAGATCAGTCTTTCAACCATTTACCGCACACTTAAGCTAATGGCTCGAATGGGTATTTTGCGGGAGCTAGAACTGGCGGAAGGACATAAACATTACGAAATCAATCAACCTTATCCCAATCACCACCATCATTTAATTTGTGTGCGGTGTAACAAAACGGTTGAATTTAAAAATGACTCGATTTTAAAAACTGGTACTAAAACAGCTAGAAAAGAAGGATATCACTTGTTAGATTGTCAGTTGACAGTTCATGCTATTTGTCCATCTTGTCAACGCTCTTTAATGCCAATTTAA
- the sigC gene encoding RNA polymerase sigma factor SigC yields the protein MPATSFNAKTAESHQLSTDTDSEDLISDDSEPTLDELVEIELGGTETGKPINGGIKHTTDLVRLYLQEIGRVRLLGRDEEVSEAQKVQRYIRLLELRTTATSQENLDTSQVECLQLYIRLIEAHDRLASQLGHRPSLERWAAEAHIALSELKPTLVAGKRSWAEVAGLTVPDLEQIQKEGLQAKEHMIKANLRLVVSVAKKYQNRGLELLDLIQEGTMGLERAVEKFDPTKGYRFSTYAYWWIRQGITRAIATQSRTIRLPVHITEKLNKIKKVQRQLSQTQGHTPTIEEIAAALEMTPPQVREVLLRVPRSVSLEIKVGKEKDTELGDLLEAEDISPEELLMREALQIELLKLLADLTSRERDVISMRFGMVDGNVYSLSEIGRALDLSRERVRQIESKALQKLRQPKRRNRVRDYLETLS from the coding sequence ATGCCAGCCACTTCTTTTAACGCCAAAACTGCTGAATCCCATCAACTATCCACCGACACGGACAGTGAAGATCTGATCAGCGACGATTCTGAGCCAACACTTGATGAGCTAGTTGAGATTGAGCTAGGAGGTACAGAGACTGGTAAGCCTATCAATGGCGGTATCAAACATACTACAGATTTAGTACGGTTATACCTCCAAGAAATTGGCAGGGTGCGTTTACTGGGACGAGATGAAGAAGTCTCGGAGGCTCAAAAAGTTCAGCGATATATACGGTTATTAGAGTTGCGGACAACAGCAACTAGCCAAGAAAATCTCGATACATCTCAAGTTGAATGTTTACAGTTATATATCAGGTTGATTGAAGCTCATGATCGTCTCGCTTCTCAGTTAGGGCATCGTCCTTCTTTAGAACGATGGGCAGCAGAAGCTCATATTGCTTTGTCTGAACTTAAGCCGACTTTGGTTGCTGGTAAGCGTAGTTGGGCAGAAGTTGCTGGTTTAACTGTGCCAGACCTTGAGCAGATTCAGAAAGAAGGTCTGCAAGCCAAAGAACATATGATCAAGGCAAATCTGCGCTTAGTCGTGTCGGTAGCCAAGAAGTATCAAAATCGAGGTTTAGAACTACTGGACTTAATCCAGGAAGGCACAATGGGGCTAGAAAGGGCTGTTGAGAAGTTTGATCCTACTAAGGGATACAGATTCAGCACCTATGCTTACTGGTGGATTCGTCAGGGAATAACTAGAGCGATCGCCACTCAAAGTCGCACTATCCGCCTACCTGTTCACATTACTGAAAAACTCAATAAAATTAAAAAAGTTCAACGCCAACTTTCTCAAACTCAAGGACATACTCCCACAATTGAGGAGATAGCTGCTGCGTTAGAAATGACACCGCCACAGGTGAGAGAAGTTTTACTGCGCGTACCTAGATCTGTCTCTTTAGAAATTAAAGTCGGTAAGGAAAAAGACACCGAACTCGGAGACTTACTAGAAGCAGAAGACATTTCTCCCGAAGAACTGTTGATGCGAGAAGCATTACAAATAGAGTTGCTCAAACTGTTAGCCGATCTCACCAGTCGTGAGCGTGATGTCATCAGTATGCGGTTTGGCATGGTAGATGGTAATGTCTACTCGCTATCAGAAATTGGTCGCGCTCTCGACTTGTCGCGCGAACGAGTTCGTCAAATCGAATCCAAAGCTTTGCAAAAGCTACGCCAACCAAAGCGCCGCAATCGCGTGCGGGATTATTTAGAAACTTTAAGCTAA
- a CDS encoding NAD(P)H-dependent glycerol-3-phosphate dehydrogenase, with translation MSEQVNFNLEFPAIAQIPTLQKKQLSIAVIGAGAWGSALAFLAAKNGHNVRLWSRSSPEKLEDIIANTDLLISAVSMSGVRSIVTQAQQAISPNTIIVTATKGLDKETTCTPSQIWSAAFPKNPIVILSGPNLSEEIQQGLPAATVVANKDHNVAKTVQSVFNSQQFRVYTNPDPLGVELGGTLKNIMAIAAGTCDGLQLGTNAKAALLTRGLSEIIRVGTNWGAKTETFYGLSGLGDLLATCNSHLSRNYQVGYNLAQGKTLSEILTQLKGTAEGINTTKVLIQRSHQLQISVPISYQVYRLLQSEITPQEAVEALMLRDTAPEY, from the coding sequence ATGAGTGAACAAGTTAACTTTAATTTAGAATTTCCGGCGATCGCACAAATACCAACACTACAAAAAAAACAACTCTCTATAGCAGTCATTGGTGCAGGTGCATGGGGTAGCGCTTTAGCCTTCCTAGCAGCTAAAAATGGGCATAATGTGCGTTTATGGTCACGTAGTTCTCCCGAAAAGCTAGAAGATATAATCGCCAATACCGACTTGCTAATCTCGGCAGTTTCTATGTCGGGCGTGAGGTCAATTGTTACCCAAGCCCAGCAAGCTATTTCTCCAAATACAATTATTGTTACAGCTACCAAAGGTTTAGATAAAGAGACAACTTGCACTCCTTCACAAATTTGGTCAGCAGCTTTTCCTAAAAATCCAATAGTTATACTATCGGGACCAAATCTTTCCGAAGAAATTCAACAAGGATTACCTGCTGCTACTGTAGTAGCAAATAAAGATCATAATGTTGCTAAAACAGTGCAATCAGTGTTTAACTCTCAGCAGTTTCGAGTCTATACCAATCCCGATCCGCTAGGAGTTGAATTAGGTGGGACACTTAAGAATATTATGGCGATCGCAGCCGGAACTTGTGACGGTTTACAATTGGGAACTAACGCCAAAGCTGCTTTACTCACTCGTGGGTTATCAGAAATTATCCGTGTTGGCACAAATTGGGGTGCTAAAACCGAAACCTTTTATGGTTTGTCTGGATTAGGAGATTTACTCGCTACCTGCAACAGTCATCTCAGCCGCAACTATCAAGTTGGCTACAATTTAGCTCAAGGTAAAACCTTATCAGAAATCTTAACTCAGTTAAAGGGAACTGCTGAAGGTATAAATACGACTAAAGTATTGATTCAGCGATCGCATCAACTGCAAATATCTGTGCCAATTTCTTATCAAGTCTATCGCTTACTACAAAGTGAAATAACGCCACAAGAGGCGGTGGAAGCATTAATGCTACGAGATACTGCCCCTGAGTATTAA
- the lipA gene encoding lipoyl synthase: protein MVVKPEWLRVKAPQWERVGNVKEILRDLSLNTVCEEASCPNIGECFNAGTATFLIMGPACTRACPYCDIDFEKKPKALDPTEPERLAEAVRRMNLNHVVITSVNRDDLPDGGASQFARCIEGIHAISPQTTIEVLIPDLCGNWNALEIILQAQPEVLNHNTETVARLYKRVRPQGNYLRSLELLQRTRELAPWVYTKSGVMVGLGETDEEIRQVMHDLREVDCDILTIGQYLQPSAKHLKIDDFITPAQFDSWREFGESLGFLQIVSSPLTRSSYHAEQVRKLIEDYPRSKT from the coding sequence GTGGTTGTTAAGCCAGAATGGTTGCGCGTCAAAGCGCCTCAATGGGAACGAGTTGGTAACGTTAAGGAAATTCTGCGAGATTTATCGCTAAATACAGTTTGTGAAGAAGCATCTTGCCCTAATATTGGTGAATGCTTCAATGCTGGAACAGCGACTTTCTTAATTATGGGACCAGCTTGCACACGCGCTTGTCCCTATTGCGATATTGATTTTGAAAAAAAGCCAAAAGCACTAGACCCCACTGAACCAGAACGATTAGCTGAAGCAGTAAGACGCATGAATTTAAATCATGTGGTGATTACTTCTGTTAACCGTGATGATTTACCTGATGGTGGTGCTTCCCAGTTTGCGCGTTGCATTGAAGGTATTCACGCAATTTCACCTCAGACAACAATAGAAGTATTAATTCCAGATTTGTGTGGTAACTGGAATGCACTAGAAATTATTCTGCAAGCTCAACCGGAAGTACTAAACCATAATACTGAAACTGTAGCGCGTTTATATAAGCGAGTACGTCCACAAGGAAATTATCTGCGATCGCTCGAATTATTACAACGCACCCGTGAGTTAGCGCCTTGGGTTTATACCAAATCCGGTGTGATGGTAGGACTAGGAGAAACAGACGAGGAAATTCGTCAAGTCATGCACGATCTCCGCGAAGTTGATTGTGATATCTTGACCATTGGGCAGTACCTCCAACCATCGGCAAAACATTTAAAAATTGATGATTTTATCACCCCAGCACAATTTGATAGTTGGCGGGAATTCGGGGAATCTTTAGGTTTTTTACAAATTGTTTCATCCCCTCTTACTCGTAGTTCTTATCATGCTGAACAAGTAAGAAAATTAATCGAGGATTATCCTCGTTCAAAAACTTAA